The genomic stretch GCTATAGAACTTCCCCTGCTTATTTCATTATCCTCAATATGAAATAGAGTGCTGACTACAGGGGGAGGGCATAGCCTCCTGCCCCAATACCCCCCTTCACAACCTTAGCTCTCCGCCTCTTCCCCCAAAAaataaggaaggaaaaaaaatctcaatcctTCACCCATGGTCCTGTAGGGATGTAAATTGGTTACGGATCGAATGTGTTTGTATCGGGGTATTTACAGATTGGATATTGACATCCCTAAACGAATATGGATACGAACTCTAATGTTCAATTATTCGATTACTCTCTGAATTGTATAATGTACATTGGATTCGGATTTTTGGCTATGAAAATCAGTTCAAACCAATCAATTGACACCATTAGGTGTGGCATACATCATAGTTAGCAGCTCCGTATGAACACAAGTAACTTGTGTTTTGATATCAGAGCTTAGAGAACGTTTAGGCAACATATTTATAATGTATGAAGATTCTGCTAATTTCTAATCACATGAGAAGGGCTATGTCAGGCGAGAGCAGAGTTGGTTCCACCATTGTACATATTAGAATCCAGCCGTTACGAGCTCAAGGAAACTTtttctgaaaaagaaaaacaatgagTATTAAATCTATGAGCAAAAAAAGAACCAAGTTCAGACCTCGGTTGAAATAGACCTTATCCctatgaaagaagaaagatcaGAAAAGGGAAAACTAGGCCGTGGTTATGACACCAAAACACAAGTATCAAGGTCATCTTCGATATCATCATTATCAATAATATTGATATCACTTATAATTCAGGAGCTTGTTCGAGAATAtcgtaatgaaaaaaaaaaaaagttgataattttacatatttagtaTTTGACTAAATATGATCGTCAAATTCCTAGAAAACCTATCATTAAAATACACCTAGAGGAGTATAGGGCTAAGTGGAGCGAAAAGGCTTATTAATCACATCTTTCCTACGCCCAAACAATATGTAAAATTACAGTTCATACCCTATGAAATGAAAAGACGATTTTTACCCCCTCATCGTCagccatcttttctttttcttcagtaCGCTAAAACATTCCCATTTGCAGGAACGAAGGAACTGGAAGCAGACCATGCCACTTGCCAACTTTGAATCACACTTCCAGAAAATCCAAAATGCTAATGGccgatcccaatcccaatccttCAAATCTTCTTTCAGTCTTTCTGGAATTGTGGCACATTACTCTAGAAGTCACCGTGCTACAGTCATCACTCCACGcgcctctttctccttctcttcctctctctctcaattattattattattactaatcCAAGAAATCCATAAACCCAGTCAGGGAGGAACAATGGTGAATAACGAACACAAGTTATTTTCGTCATTTTCATTTGCAGAAAGCCCAGACGCTGCCATTTTCAAAATTGTAATTGAAAGTTCTTTCTGGAATCTGGGCTGTGCTTATCTTTCTCACAGCTTCTTCTGATTTATTGGGTTTTCGATTTGGGTTAGTGTGAGAAACCCAGCTGCTTCCCTTAAAAACCCACTTTACATCCTTATCATCTGCCGCTTTGATGAACATTCGTCATGTATATAACCGCTTCGTCGTCAGCGGCACTCATCAGAGCTTCTAGGGTTCGTTTCTCATCCTTCCCTTCCATCTCCAGAACTCTAGCTTCTCCTCTTcctcactcttcttcttcttctatcctcAAATCTCAATCCTTCAGCTGCTGTACTGCTTTCCGTTCTATCCGGTACTCTGTTCCTCGCTGGAGCCACGGTCTTGGTTGGACATCCCCTGCTAGTCTTCGGGCCCAGATTAGGACAGCTACTCCTGTGATTAAACGCTCTGAGCGCAAGATTTCTACTATGGGTATGAGCTTTCTTGCTTGCTTCCTACTTGTTTCTGAATTATCGGcacaagacttttttttttgcgtataattgagagagagaggagttttTGGATTAATTGATTCAACTCAGCGTATTACTTGACGAAGCTATGAATCGTATAATGATTTGATAACtcctaaaatggaaaaaaggtaTAATGATTTAATAATTGAGCTCATGTTGTCCGAGTGAATTGagataattgaattttttttcccttgtgtTTATCTGTGTGGATCAGCTTCTGAGAATGTTTTCAAGGGAATCTTAACCAGTCTTCCCAAGCCTGGGGGTGGTGAGTTTGGAAAGTACTATAGCCTACCCGCTCTGAATGATCCAAGGATCGGTAAGTCCCCGTGTCATTGCTGCTCCcatttgttattgttgtataAAAGTAATGACAATGATTAATGAAATAATGAGAGAACTGATAACTTGTATGAATTGTATCCAAATAGCCACTCCAAAGCTTTCTGTTGGCATATTGTAATCACAAACAGTATGGTGCTACAAATGTTGCTGTATCTATGAATGATGGATGTGGGTTGAGTCATGTCACTTGACAGTGTCTAAAAGGCTATAGATGTCCCCAATGGTGCAACGGGGAGATGTACCAATTGTTCTTCAAGATAAAACAGCCCTTAGCTTCCACGAGTAGTAGTGCACTCTCTTACTGCACCCCATAGTCTTATGAAGTTATGCCCAGACTCAAGGAAAAACTTTAAGAGAGAGACattgaaacaaagaaaatagaggtGTCTTGTTtgaatgcacacacacacacaaagttGTGCCAAGgatgtcttctctctctctctctctctctatatatatatatatatatatatagatgagAGGTGCCAATTGGAAACACCTGTACAAGGAGGCCCAAGACATGTGTCTCTCAAGTAGAGAAGATACAATGAAGTAGTTGTTACCGGGCAACCGATACCTTCTGGATGGCACGCAACGCATAGCCATAGGCGTTTGTGATGCGTTGGATGACACACATCCAACGCCAGCAAGCCTAATTGCTGGGCAAAGACTGATTCAAGCCAGAACAGTCCTTGATGGACTCCGGCACTTAATATATTCTGTCTGTAATGGAAACCACTGCTGTTGGGAAAACCTTATCTGACcccggcaaaaaaaaaaatcgggaTACAAAACCGTTTCAGAGCATAAAAGAAACTTTACACACACCAAAGCCTCTCCTCGCCTTGCCGCATCATTACTCGTCCTAGCTCGGAGTATGCATGAGTGTGAAAACAAATCCAATAACACCCCCCCaccccgccaaaaaaaaaaaaaaaaaaaaaacgacaagagaggaggagagagagccTTCTCAACTAGGAACCCTACCCTTGAAGTTCCCATTCCAATATAGTAACCTCTCTTCACTCTTCCACTTCCAATGTGTCACTTAAAAGTGCTTTCCTGAAAAAGCAACTTCCAAGAGGTCATTTGTTCAAACATTGTCGGAGActgaacaaccaaaaccaacttACTAAGGAGATATTTTGGAACTtctcttttcaaaaaaatttaccaacAATTCTGTCGTTCTTATCTATGAGTTATATATTTTGTTATTCTTTAATTGGTCTTGGAGTTTGTGAcaatccttttttcttctttcccctcATGGGTACATattatcttcttccttctaaGCACTGAAGGATATCTTGTGTCATGGTTATCTGAGCTTTGAAGTTTGAATAAAATACACTAAATTTCTTATATCGTAGTCAGGTTTCCAAAAGCACAATCTTTCAGAAATCCACTCTTATTTCAGATAAGCTACCATTCTCCATCAGGGTCCTCCTTGAGTCAGCAATCCGTAACTGTGACAACTTCCAAGTCACCGAGAAGGATGTTGAGAAgatcattgattgggagaatACTTCTACTAAACAAGTGGAGATACCTTTCAAGCCTGCCCGTGTTCTATTGCAGGTGTGTATTGTTGGGCTAACAACATAAGAGTTTTAATTCGCTATATATCTGTTGAATTTTACCCCTTACATTTTGTTGGTCAGGATTTTACTGGTGTACCAGCTGTGGTTGACCTTGCTTGCATTAGGGATGCTATGAACAATCTTGGCCGTGATATTAACAAGATTAATCCCTTGGTaggtgatatttttctttttcattccaTGTAAGTTTGTGAGGGGTTCGGCATCCGTATCTTCCCCATCAAGAAAGCACTGAGGAATTAAGTACTGAAGCGGCCTTCAACAAACTACGTATGTTGTTCCTTCTACATAACAGCATAGAGGATATGTTTGATTCTGTAACAGTGTGAATCAATTTCACTTGCTTTCAATCTGGTTCTTTTACTAGATGACCTTTTTCTCCAACTTAATTGTTTGAGTGTAAGGTGTATTCCTGGAATCATTTGTATTTGTTTGGTGTTTCGTGTTACACTctcttgtatttcttttttccttttgttgggGGATTTTCTAATTGCCTTCCAAAATTATGTTGCATGCAGGTTCCAGTAGATCTTGTTATTGATCATTCAGTTCAGGTTGATGTAGCGAGATCAGAAAATGCAGTGCTGGCAAATATGGATATCGAGTTCCGGAGGAACAAGGAGAGATTTGCTTTTCTTAAATGGGGATCTACTGCTTTTCACAACATGCTTGTTGTTCCTCCAGGCTCTGGTATCGTGCATCAGGTAAGAGTGTTTTTAGCATGAGAACTGGCAGTGTTACATATCATTGTTTCTACCTTTAGATTGCAGATGTGTAGAATTTcgtcctttcttctctctctacttATTCCTTATATCAGTTGATGAGTAGAATAAATGAAATATATGAAATCTTGGAATGATCTTTGGTTCCTCACACtaatattatcattttttatttttatgtactGATTAAGTTGCTGTTGAAACTCAGGTTAACCTGGAATACCTCGGCCGGGTTGTATTCAACACTGATGGCCTGCTGTACCTTGATAGTGTGGTTGGAACTGATTCCCATACAACTATGATTGATGGGTTAGGAGTTGCTGGATGGGGAGTTGGAGGAATTGAAGCAGAGGCAGCAATGCTTGGCCAGGTAAATTATGTTCGGGAATTGTCATTGAGACCTGGTAATTTGTATTGCCTGAGGAATGCTTTTACTTAAAACTATAAATATGGGAAAATCCAAGCTTGGTTATATTCATCCATGGAAacgaaaagaaaagcaaatcaTTGCATTGGGTATTGTGGACACTTGGATGTATGTGCATATGGTGAGTAACACTTGTGGGGCTCCACACCATTCTGTTACTGATTCTTGCACTGAACTTGATAATCGTTATGCATATGGAAGCACTTGATACTTGAGATAGCCATCTGGATTCTTCTATATCCTATTGTACTTtctgtgcatatgtgctatagCAAtcctattttcattttatatctTTTAACTTCATATATGTCTGGCTTATGGTTATTAGATTTGACATGTGCTTGAAAATGTTGCGAACttattttttatgcattttaTGTATGCAAACATTCAGGCAGATGATATCTTAAACCTTTGATTGTCTTATGTGTGTCATCGAGTGTATTTCATGTCTTGGGACTGCATTCCCCTTCATATATTTTACTGGTATTTAAGGATAAATTTTAGCTATCACAGCCATGTCTTCAGCATACATAGATGCATGGTTCTTTACACATGTACATACATATAAGTTCTGTTTCAATATTACCTCTTAACGTTTCATTTCTTCAAAACTATCAGCCCATGAGCATGGTATTACCTGGTGTGGTTGGCTTCAAGTTGACTGGAAAGTTCCAAGATGGGGTCACAGCAACCGACTTAGTCCTAACTGTAACTCAAATGTTGAGGAAGCATGGTGTTGTTGGCAAGTTCGTTGAGTTCTACGGTAATTTCAATTGCTCATGAAAGAACCAAAACTCAATGCATGTTTTTCTGTCCTGGCCATTCATATGTTTGTCTCTTAAGTTCGAAACTTTTTCCTTCCTGATGGATCTTAGATCTGAAATTGTTGTTTTGATCATAGGTGAGGGTATGGCTGGATTGTCATTAGCTGACAGGGCCACTATTGCCAATATGGCTCCCGAGTATGGAGCAACAATGGGCTTCTTTCCTGTTGATAATGCTACTTTGCAATATCTTAAACTGACTGGAAGAAGTGATGAAACTGTGAGTACCTTGCATCCACTAAGGTTGGTTTAAATGTGAACTAGAAGTTCATACACGTTTTGGCAACTTTCTTCTCTTGCGTGTCAGGTGGCGATGGTTGAAGCCTATCTGCGTGCCAACAAGATGTTTGTTGACTACAATGAGGTATGCTTATCATCCCTCAAACCCTCTTCCACcctggagaaaagaaaaaggaaaagaaacctTCAGTTTACGTTTTTTATTTTACGTGGAAGATGCAACTGAGTATGTTACTGTGGATCCAGCCTCAACAAGAAAGGGTATACTCATCTTATCTAGAGTTGGACCTGGGGGATGTCGAACCCTGTGTTTCAGGACCAAAAAGGTAGAATGCTTATCAACCCTATTACAGTGGAGGCACTGGCTGCATTTTTCATCGTATCCTGCAGTTACATATTTTTTAAACATCTTGACAGACCTCATGACCGAGTTCCTCTGAAAGAAACGAAGGCTGATTGGCATGCTTGTCTAGACAATAAAGTTGGATTCAAGGTGAGGTTTAAGCTGCCTATGCATGCCATGATTATTCTTGATTCTGGTGTTTTGGCTAGTCTTCATGTTGTCGATAGCTTGTATTGCATGTGGTGATCCAGTTGGACAGCTTTTGTTACATGACATCAGTGTAATATCTTTATGTGCTTGTAGTTTAGTGTTGCATCGGTATCAGCTCAAGTGAGTAGCTGAACAAAGCTGTATCGTGTTCTTTTGTCTATTTAATGCAATCTGAAATTTCTTAACAGTTAAATTATTTTGCAGGGTTTTGGTGTTCCAAAGGAATCACAGGAAAAAGTTGTAAAGTTCTCATTCAATGGACAACCTGCAGAGCTGAAACATGGTAGTGTTGTTATTGCAGCCATCACTAGCTGCACAAATACCTCGAACCCAACTGTCATGCTTGGTGCTGGTCTTGTTGCAAAAAAGGCTTGTGAGCTCAGTTTGGAGGTTAGTCATGGTGCCTTGAAGTTATCCCCCTCAGATTCTGGCCTGCTCAACAACTCATGTAGGTTTATTAGGGTTACAATGTCAAATTCTGAACTTGAAAGTTTGTCATCAGGTGAAGCCATGGATTAAAACTAGTCTTGCACCAGGATCTGGAGTTGTTACAAAATATTTGGTCCAAAGGTACATTAGGCAATTTATGTAAAGAAATTCCACTATTTTCAGGTTATTATTatactattttttattattgaattaTGGTTGTGTGCTATATGTAGTGGCCTTCAGAAGTACTTGAATCAGCAGGGCTTCCATATTGTTGGTTATGGCTGCACAACATGTATTGGAAATTCCGGAGATCTGGATGAATCAGTTGCTTCTGCAATTACAGAAAATGGTATTTTCATTTAACATATtttgaaactaaaataaaactAGACCAAAGCATAGGAAGGCATTCCCAATTGTTTAAAGCGTAGTTTGCAGTCATGCTTCACAgttaatactttctttcttgCCTACTTTCTTATCTCTCAGGTTGCATGCTTGTTTTCATATTAACTAGTGGCAAATTCTGTTGTTAATGTAATGTAATACTATTTCGCTTTTGCAGACATTGTTGCTGCAGCTGTgctttctgggaacagaaacttTGAGGGTCGTGTGCATCCCTTGACGAGAGCTAATTATCTTGCTTCACCTCCTTTAGTTGTTGCCTATGCACTTGCTGGCACGGTATATAAATTGATCTCACTTGCTGGCATGgaggtttcctttctttctcttataaAAACAACTCACAGAAGAAGTATGGCATGGCTTGACTAAGCATGGTGCCATCGTCCAACTGCTGAGTGGATGGTCCAAATTTTGAACCGCTGAAACATTTTGTATTGTTTCTCTGTGATAATTTAGATTAGATTCCAAGATGGCATTTTCTCCAGCAACTTCCATTTGGAAATTCTGTTCAATGTACCAAGTTATGAATCTCATTTACAACTGCAGAAAATATCTAGAAAACTATTGACAGATGAATCTTGTTCCCAGAACACAATATTTAAGTCATATGAATCAGATCAAGAGGAGGCTTAAACCTGTCTAACAAGGAATAGGTAGGAATAAGGACACAAGGGCGGAAGGGCATTTAGGAATTAAGGGGAGTTggttagaaaaaaagaaaaaagcctaAATATTGTCTAATGGTTAACGTTTTATACTCCCATATTTGACGTACATTCCTCTCGGTATACTGTAGACCCATATCAGTTTGTAACTACTGTTTGATCATCGAACGCACGTTTCAGGTTGACATTGATTTTGCGAAGGAACCAATTGGAGTAGGGAAGGATGGTAAGAGTGTCTATTTCAAGGATATATGGCCATCCAATGAAGAAATTGCAGCGGTAAGCATTGCTAACTTGAACGTGCTTGGGAACTGTTGATgctagtatgctactttttgtAACTTGAATGTCTCAGGTTGTCCGATCGAGTGTGTTGCCTGATATGTTCAAAAGCACTTATGAGGCTATCTCAAAGGGCAATGAAATGTGGAATCAGTTGTCTGTTCCAGCTTCCACTCTTTACTCTTGGGATCCTAACTCAACCTATATTCATGAGCCCCCATTTTTCAAGAACATGACTATGGAGCCACCTGGTCTCCATGGAGTACAGGATGCTTATTGCTTGCTCAACTTTGGTGACAGCATCACAACCGATCACATCTCCCCCGCAGGGAGCATCCACAAGGACAGCCCTGCTGGAAAGTACCTCCTTGAGCGTGGAGTGAGTCCCAAAGACTTCAATTCTTATGGCAGCCGACGAGGGAATGATGAAGTGATGACAAGAGGAACTTTTGCCAATATTCGCCTTGTCAACAAGTTGTTGAATGGAGAAATTGGTCCAAAAACAGTTCACATTCCAACTGGGGAGAAACTTTATGTGTTTGATGCAGCAATGGTGAGTTCCTTGATACTATGTTGTTGCACATTTGtttttcagggttttttttttttgactgaagGTCCCATGGATTGTCAATGTAGCCTAGCTTGGTTGGGTGGATCTAATTCCCCACATTGAAGTTGATCAGGCCATTCTAACTGTTGGACAAATAGGTGGCCCTTTGATTTGGCCACTTATCAAATTTCATGGTCTAAATCAATTGTGTGACTCACCATGAATTGTATTCTTACCCTTGTATGTGAATCAACAACTTTTTCCCCAAACCTTTCAAAATATCGACTTTTCAACCATTTTCAAAATCTTTTCTGCCACATGGTGAATTCCATGTTGGCGGCCTAgggttccaaaaccctaattagttCACTCGGACCCAGTCCCAAACAATAAAATTCTCAATCAACAATTCAGTGGGAATTTCGTTTTCTTAGAACAGGTCTGGATTCTTTTGGAAAGGCACTTATTCCAGGACAGAATAGTAAATGATCTCTTATGGAGGCACTTTCTGGAATTTTAAAAGTAGCAATGGGGTAAAACAGAATGTAACTTGGAAAATAATCTGTCCTTAAATCTGCAAATTCTGAAATTCTGTCTTCAACCTCTCCGCACCCACAACATCCAGCAGAAACACATTTGAAACACCAAGAGAGAACTCTCTTGTCTGAACTGTGTTCAACCTGAAACTTTAATTGGTAGTCATCTGCAACTTGCTCTCTGAAATACCCCTAACACAGATTGTTTCTCCAGCCTGGAAAATAGAATAAATCTGTGGAAATGGAACCTGGCTGTAACCAGGAACCAGTACTGGTTGCAGGTTTGGTTCTGACGACTGAGAGATTGTTTCCCAACTAAGTACTTCAGGTCGCCCCCTGGTAGGGATGTAACCACTAGAATATGAGGTCAAAAGGAGCAAGTTTGAAGGATATCGATCCCCTCTCAATTTCTACCGAACTCATGCCTAAAGCTGGGTTTTTCTTGACAGAATAATGTATTGGATCTCCAAAGCAATAAGGATAGAAATAACTTGCAGAAGTTCAAGGTCTGACCTGAATGGAGAAGAGCCAAACCAAAGGAAGAACAATGATCGAAAGCCAGAAATTGAAGCAAACAATAGCAAAATCCTCCAGGCTGTGACCATGGGAATCCACGAGATTCAAAAGTTTCTTTTCATTCATTGAAACCCAATTCCCTCTACACTGTAATATGTCTTCAGATTTATAGACTAGATTCTTTCCCAACCTACCAAATTGATTCAGAAACCCAACACCTATATTACCAACCCATGGCTCCATCCAAGGCTTAATCAAGCCTAGACTTCTTAAATTGAGGCCCAAATCCACTGACAATGAACCCAGACCTCCTATGGGGAGGATATACCATCTCATTAGCCTCTTGTTCCCCAATTTCTGTTGCTTGACTGCATCATTCCATTTGGCTGAAAGCCTGAAACTGTCCACATGATTAGT from Macadamia integrifolia cultivar HAES 741 chromosome 11, SCU_Mint_v3, whole genome shotgun sequence encodes the following:
- the LOC122094119 gene encoding aconitate hydratase, cytoplasmic-like isoform X1, with the protein product MYITASSSAALIRASRVRFSSFPSISRTLASPLPHSSSSSILKSQSFSCCTAFRSIRYSVPRWSHGLGWTSPASLRAQIRTATPVIKRSERKISTMASENVFKGILTSLPKPGGGEFGKYYSLPALNDPRIDKLPFSIRVLLESAIRNCDNFQVTEKDVEKIIDWENTSTKQVEIPFKPARVLLQDFTGVPAVVDLACIRDAMNNLGRDINKINPLVPVDLVIDHSVQVDVARSENAVLANMDIEFRRNKERFAFLKWGSTAFHNMLVVPPGSGIVHQVNLEYLGRVVFNTDGLLYLDSVVGTDSHTTMIDGLGVAGWGVGGIEAEAAMLGQPMSMVLPGVVGFKLTGKFQDGVTATDLVLTVTQMLRKHGVVGKFVEFYGEGMAGLSLADRATIANMAPEYGATMGFFPVDNATLQYLKLTGRSDETVAMVEAYLRANKMFVDYNEPQQERVYSSYLELDLGDVEPCVSGPKRPHDRVPLKETKADWHACLDNKVGFKGFGVPKESQEKVVKFSFNGQPAELKHGSVVIAAITSCTNTSNPTVMLGAGLVAKKACELSLEVKPWIKTSLAPGSGVVTKYLVQSGLQKYLNQQGFHIVGYGCTTCIGNSGDLDESVASAITENDIVAAAVLSGNRNFEGRVHPLTRANYLASPPLVVAYALAGTVDIDFAKEPIGVGKDGKSVYFKDIWPSNEEIAAVVRSSVLPDMFKSTYEAISKGNEMWNQLSVPASTLYSWDPNSTYIHEPPFFKNMTMEPPGLHGVQDAYCLLNFGDSITTDHISPAGSIHKDSPAGKYLLERGVSPKDFNSYGSRRGNDEVMTRGTFANIRLVNKLLNGEIGPKTVHIPTGEKLYVFDAAMRYKAVGQDTIVLAGAEYGSGSSRDWAAKGPMLLGVKAVIAKSFERIHRSNLVGMNIIPLCFKPGEDAGTLGLTGHERYTINLPSKISDLRPGQDVTVVTDTGKSFICTARFDTEVELAYFDHGGILHYVIRSLAKQ
- the LOC122094119 gene encoding aconitate hydratase, cytoplasmic-like isoform X2 is translated as MYITASSSAALIRASRVRFSSFPSISRTLASPLPHSSSSSILKSQSFSCCTAFRSIRYSVPRWSHGLGWTSPASLRAQIRTATMASENVFKGILTSLPKPGGGEFGKYYSLPALNDPRIDKLPFSIRVLLESAIRNCDNFQVTEKDVEKIIDWENTSTKQVEIPFKPARVLLQDFTGVPAVVDLACIRDAMNNLGRDINKINPLVPVDLVIDHSVQVDVARSENAVLANMDIEFRRNKERFAFLKWGSTAFHNMLVVPPGSGIVHQVNLEYLGRVVFNTDGLLYLDSVVGTDSHTTMIDGLGVAGWGVGGIEAEAAMLGQPMSMVLPGVVGFKLTGKFQDGVTATDLVLTVTQMLRKHGVVGKFVEFYGEGMAGLSLADRATIANMAPEYGATMGFFPVDNATLQYLKLTGRSDETVAMVEAYLRANKMFVDYNEPQQERVYSSYLELDLGDVEPCVSGPKRPHDRVPLKETKADWHACLDNKVGFKGFGVPKESQEKVVKFSFNGQPAELKHGSVVIAAITSCTNTSNPTVMLGAGLVAKKACELSLEVKPWIKTSLAPGSGVVTKYLVQSGLQKYLNQQGFHIVGYGCTTCIGNSGDLDESVASAITENDIVAAAVLSGNRNFEGRVHPLTRANYLASPPLVVAYALAGTVDIDFAKEPIGVGKDGKSVYFKDIWPSNEEIAAVVRSSVLPDMFKSTYEAISKGNEMWNQLSVPASTLYSWDPNSTYIHEPPFFKNMTMEPPGLHGVQDAYCLLNFGDSITTDHISPAGSIHKDSPAGKYLLERGVSPKDFNSYGSRRGNDEVMTRGTFANIRLVNKLLNGEIGPKTVHIPTGEKLYVFDAAMRYKAVGQDTIVLAGAEYGSGSSRDWAAKGPMLLGVKAVIAKSFERIHRSNLVGMNIIPLCFKPGEDAGTLGLTGHERYTINLPSKISDLRPGQDVTVVTDTGKSFICTARFDTEVELAYFDHGGILHYVIRSLAKQ
- the LOC122094119 gene encoding aconitate hydratase, cytoplasmic-like isoform X3 encodes the protein MASENVFKGILTSLPKPGGGEFGKYYSLPALNDPRIDKLPFSIRVLLESAIRNCDNFQVTEKDVEKIIDWENTSTKQVEIPFKPARVLLQDFTGVPAVVDLACIRDAMNNLGRDINKINPLVPVDLVIDHSVQVDVARSENAVLANMDIEFRRNKERFAFLKWGSTAFHNMLVVPPGSGIVHQVNLEYLGRVVFNTDGLLYLDSVVGTDSHTTMIDGLGVAGWGVGGIEAEAAMLGQPMSMVLPGVVGFKLTGKFQDGVTATDLVLTVTQMLRKHGVVGKFVEFYGEGMAGLSLADRATIANMAPEYGATMGFFPVDNATLQYLKLTGRSDETVAMVEAYLRANKMFVDYNEPQQERVYSSYLELDLGDVEPCVSGPKRPHDRVPLKETKADWHACLDNKVGFKGFGVPKESQEKVVKFSFNGQPAELKHGSVVIAAITSCTNTSNPTVMLGAGLVAKKACELSLEVKPWIKTSLAPGSGVVTKYLVQSGLQKYLNQQGFHIVGYGCTTCIGNSGDLDESVASAITENDIVAAAVLSGNRNFEGRVHPLTRANYLASPPLVVAYALAGTVDIDFAKEPIGVGKDGKSVYFKDIWPSNEEIAAVVRSSVLPDMFKSTYEAISKGNEMWNQLSVPASTLYSWDPNSTYIHEPPFFKNMTMEPPGLHGVQDAYCLLNFGDSITTDHISPAGSIHKDSPAGKYLLERGVSPKDFNSYGSRRGNDEVMTRGTFANIRLVNKLLNGEIGPKTVHIPTGEKLYVFDAAMRYKAVGQDTIVLAGAEYGSGSSRDWAAKGPMLLGVKAVIAKSFERIHRSNLVGMNIIPLCFKPGEDAGTLGLTGHERYTINLPSKISDLRPGQDVTVVTDTGKSFICTARFDTEVELAYFDHGGILHYVIRSLAKQ